A region of the Microaerobacter geothermalis genome:
GAAAGAAATCTAGATCCTTCGGTTCCTTTGATGCGGTTACTGCGGATAAAACTACAGTATCTCCATAGCGAACCAATACGGCTGCATTGGCCTGTTTGGCTAACTTTCCAGTTTCTAAAATAATTTTACGGCCAGCTAATTCCATTTCATACGTTTTTACCATGTTATGTATAAATCCTCCCTTCTAAATGATTATAACTCCATTAAAATTCGTCATCTATCCATTATTTCCTCCCTACAGGTAAAGTAAAAGCAAAAAAAGAAAAATGTTGTCGTAAGAAAAGCGGGGACACATTCCCCGCTTTTTCTTCATGCAAAGTTATTCCTATCGACGAAGACCTAACTTGTCTACAAGGTTACGATAACGTGTAATATCCTTGTTCTTTAGGTAGTTTAACAAATTGCGACGATGACCAACCATTTTTAATAACCCGCGACGAGAATGATGATCTTTCTTGTGTTCACGCAAATGCTCGTTAAGATAGTTGATCTTTTCCGTTAGGATAGCAATTTGAACTTCTGGAGAACCGGTATCCGTTTCATGTACCCTAAACTCATTGATGATTTCTAGCTTACGCTCTTGAGTTAAAGCCATCCCCTTCACCTCCTTATCTTTATCCCCTATAACCTAGAATATCGTCGGTGAATCGCTATTCCAAGCCATGGTTTACCTAAGGTATTCCAATACCCTGAAAAAGTATAACATAGGTTCATCAAATAGTAAATGAATGATTGAATTAACGAAATTGTTTTTTTATTTTATCCTTGGCGAAGGCAATATCTTTTTTTATTTGAGAAAATAATTCATTAACGGAGCAAAATTTTTTCTCATGCCTGATAAAAAATAAAAGATCAACTTCCAATATTTCATCATAGATTTGCTCAGCAAAATCAAAAATATGTACTTCTATAGTTAATGGCAGTTTTCTCTGATGAAAAGTAGGTTTAAATCCAATATTCATAACTCCGTTATAAGATTTGCCATGAAGAGTAACTCTTACTCCGTAAACCCCAGAAGCTGGAACAATAAAATTTTCATTTAAGTTCAGGTTTGCTGTCGGAAAACCTATGGTTCTTCCTCTTTTCTCACCTTCAACAACAATTCCGGTTAGCTGATAATACCGGCCAAGGTAACGGGGGATCTTCTCCACCTCACCCTTGGACAGATACTCTCTGACTAATGTGCTGCTTACTTTATCTCCCATGAGATTCACCGGTTGTATCACATGAACGGAAAACTTACCCTGACTTCCGTTTTTTAGGGAATCAGCTGTTCCCTGACCTTTGTGTCCAAAGGTAAAATCATACCCTACAACAACATGTCTAACAAATAACTGATTAATGTAATCATTAATAAAGTCCTCGGGAGAAATAGAGGCAAAGTCTAAATCAAAATGAACAACATAAGTTCGGTGTATCCCCATATCTTTCAATAACTGTAATTTTTTTTTCAATGGAGTAATGTAACGGTTATACCCATCAATTCCTAGGACTTCCCTTGGGTGGGGGTGAAACGTCATAACCGCAGAAATCAAACCACATTCCTCAGCAAGAGAAATCGCCTTCTTTAGTACCTGTTGATGTCCTAAATGAATACCATCAAAATACCCTATCGCCATCACGCAAGGTTTAGGTTCTATATATGACAGATGAGAAGAATTCAAATGAAAAATGTCCATACGAGTCACCCTAAATGAAATACTTTTTCAGCAATTGCACTTTGCCAATCCGCTACACGATAGATGGCCAAAAAATCATGATTCCGATCATAAATGCGGATTCGCTGATCTTTTTCCATTGGTGAAGTTAATGTAATGGGCTGTCCGTTTAAAACGCATTTTCTGATCTCATGATCAACGGAAATCGCCGGAAATGATTTTATTGCCTGATCAAGGGGAAGCAATATCTTATCTCCTTCTCCTTCGTTGATTTTTTCTTCTACTTCTTCTAATGACCAACATTCTTCTATGGTGAAGGGACCGCTTTTTGTCCTTCTCAAGAAAGACATATGGGCAGGAATACCAAGGGATGTCCCAATATCTTCACATAAGGTACGGATATAGGTACCTTTTGAACATTCCACTTCAAAGGAAACTTTAGGATGATCTTGATCCAATTCCATTGATATAATTTGGAAGCGATATATTAAGGCTTTTCTAGGTTGACGATGTACTGTCTTTCCCTCTCTAGCCAATTGATGAAGTCTTTTTCCATCAATTCGAATTGCTGAATACATGGGGGGAGTTTGCCATATTTCTCCTTCCATTTTTGAAAAAACTTCTTCAATTTCCTTGGGGGTTATCTTTACTTGCTTTAATTCATTAATGATTTCCCCCCATTTGTCTTGAGTGGTTGTAGAAAAACCAAAAGTGACTTCACCGATATAGGTTTTATTCTGATGCAAGAGATATTCTGAAATTCTTGTTGCTTGTCCAAGACATATAGGAAGTACCCCGGTCACATGGGGATCCAATGTTCCAGTATGTCCTACTTTTTTTAATCGATATAATTTGCGAATTTTTGCTACCACGTCATGTGAAGTCAAACCTGTTGGCTTATCAATTAAAATGATACCGTTCATGCTCATGAAACGGATTCCTCCAAATTGGAAAGAATAAGGGATATTACTTTATTTTTTGCCTCAGTCAATGACGAGTATAAGGTACAACCTGAAGCTCTGGCATGTCCTCCTCCACCCAAAAGCTTTGCAATTTTTGCTACATCTACCGATTTTTTCGATCTAAGACTCACCTTTACTTCATTAGGGGCTACTTCCTTGAAAAACAAACCTACTTCAACTCCTTCAAGGTTTCGGGCGTAATTAACAATCCCCTCCGTATCTTCAGGTTCCCCATTAACTCGGGACAGATCCTCGTAACTTAACGTAAAAAATGCAATTTTCCCGTTTCCTGCTTTTTCTAGTGTGGATAGGGATTTCTGAAGGAGCTGCAGTCTGGCTTCTGTGGTGGTCTCAAGAACTGCATCAGCCACCTCACCGGGAGATATTCCATGTGAAATTAAATGGGAGGCAATTTTAAAAACCTTTGAATTCACATTGGAATAACGAAATCCCCCCGTGTCAGTAAGCAACCCGGTATAGAGGCATAACGCCAATGGAGTATCCCATTCAACCTTCATATAGGTAAACAGGTCATATAACACTTCTGCCGTTGCTGCACCACTATCGATCACCAGATTAATATGTCCGAATAAAGTATTGGTTGGGTGATGATCAATATTAAGAATTCTTGCTCCTTCAGAAATGGATTGTACAACTTTTCCCAAACGGTTCCAATCTGCAGCATCTAAAGTAATTACCGTATCAAATGTTCCAGATAAACCGTCAGCGGAATAATTAATGATTTCATCAAAATGGGGCAGAAAGGAAAATTGGGAGGAGGTTTTTCCCTCATTTACAAACGTCACCTTTTTCCCTATTTTTTTTAAATAATAACCCATCGCTAGGAGAGATGACGTGGTATCCCCATCTGGATTAACATGGGAAATCAATAAGAAATTATCCTCTTTTTCTAGGAAACGCTGAACTTGTTCAAAGTTGGCGGAGTGGTTCATCATTCTTCTTCATCTTTCCTATTAATTTGTTGAAGCAAGGACTCAATTCGATTTCCATATTCGATCGATTCATCAAACTTAAATATCAGATCAGGTGTATGTCGAAGCCTGATTCTTTTTCCCATTTCCGATCGGATAAATCCTTTTGCTTTGGATAAAGCAATTAGGGTATTTACTTTTTGTTCTTCACTTCCAAGCACACTAATAAAAACTTTGGCCAACTGAAGATCTCCGCTTACTTCAACTCCAGTTACTGTCAAGAAGCCTATTCTTGGGTCCTTTAATTCCCTTTGAATAATTTGGCTTAATTCTTTTTTCATTTGTTCTCCCACTCTGGAAACTCGAACTTTTGACATAAGCATCACCCCTAATCAACCCATCATTCTTTAAAAATGTTTAATGGGTCACCGTTTCCATTACGAACGCCTCGATGATATCTCCTTCTTTAATATCATTAAAATTTGCAATGGTAATTCCACACTCATACCCTTGTGCAACTTCTCTTACATCATCTTTAAAACGTTTAAGGCTGTCAATCTTTCCTTCAAAAATGACGACGCCATCTCTAATGACTCGAACCTCTGCATCCCTGGTAATTTTTCCTTCCGTCACGTAGCTACCAGCAATAGACCCAATTCGGGAGACTTTAAACACTTGGCGAACCTGCGCGGTCCCAATCACTTTTTCTTCATATTCTGGATCAAGCATACCTTTCAATGCCGCTTCTATTTCATCAATTACATTATAAATAATTCGATGAAGCCTAATATCTACTTTTTCCGATTGAGCCCTATTTTTTGCATTAGCATCTGGTCTGACATTAAATCCTATGACAATCGCATTGGATGCAGAAGCCAAAATAATGTCGGATTCGGTGATTGCTCCAACCCCGGAATGGATAATCTTTACCCGAACCCCTTCAATATCAATCTTCTCCAAGGAACCTTTTAATGCTTCAACAGAGCCCTGGACGTCCCCTTTAATAACAACATTTAATTCCTTCATTTCGCCCTGCTTAATCTGCTGATACAGGTCATCTAAGGTAACCCTGGCAGTGGTGGTTCTCTCTGCTTCTTTTACTTTAATGGCTCGTTTCTCCCCAATCGCCCGTGCCTTTCTCTCATCCTCAAAGACCATAAATTGGTCTCCCGCCTGGGGAACACCGTTTAATCCAGTAATTTCCACAGGAGTAGAGGGTCCTGCTTCCTTGATTCTTCTCCCTTTATCATTCAACATAGCACGCACTTTCCCATAGGCAATACCGGCAACAATGGGATCACCAATCTTTAACGTACCGTTCTGAACCAATACAGTTACTACTGATCCTCTACCCTTATCCAATTTGGCCTCAATGATGGTACCCCGAGCTCTCTTATTAGGATTGGCCTTTAATTCTGCCACTTCAGCCACGAGTAGAATCATTTCAAGAAGATCGTCCAGTCCTTCTTTTTTTAAGGCAGAAACTGGAACAAAAATGGTATCCCCGCCCCAATCTTCGGGAACCAGTCCATGCTCTGTCAATTCCTGTTTTACACGGTCAGGGTTAGCACCAGGCTTGTCAATTTTATTTACTGCCACAATAATCGGGACATTTGCCGCCTTTGCATGGTTAATTGCTTCAACAGTTTGCGGCATCACACCATCATCAGCTGCAACAACGAGAATAGTAATATCGGTAACCTGTGCTCCCCGTGCTCTCATAGTTGTAAATGCCGCGTGTCCAGGCGTATCAAGGAAAGTAATCTTCTTGCCTTTAATCTCAACTTGATAGGCTCCGATGTGCTGGGTAATCCCTCCTGCCTCATTGGCCGTCACATTAGTATGGCGAATCGCATCAAGAAGGGTTGTTTTTCCATGGTCAACATGACCCATAATGGTTACTACTGGCGGACGCTCCCTTAAATCTTTTTCTTGATCTACTTCTTGAACTTGTTCAAATTGATCTTCATCCAATTCAATTTTTTCTTCAACTTCAACATTGTACTCGTCGGCAATAAGGGTGATGACATCCATATCAATTTCCTGGTTTTTTGTTGCAATTATACCAAGAAATAAAAGTTTTTTTATGATTTCGCCTACTTCTTTATTTAACTTTTTGGCTAACTCTTCTACTGTCAATATCCCTGATACGACAATTTTGGCAGGAGTTTTCTTCTCAACCGGTTTTTGTTCCGCTTTTTTAGGCTGAGGTTTTTTCTTCGAATCTTTTGTAAAAACTGGTTTTGATTTACTGTCATCAAAACGTTTTTGATTGGCTTTGGTTTTTTTCAATTTGTTTTTGTTTACAACAAGAGCATCTTCATCAATCATTATTACATCGCTATCTTTTTCGATTGATGGATTATCTTTTGGCAATTGATTTCCTTTAGGTGCATTTTTATCTTCCATTTTTTGATGAAATTGCCTTTGAGAATTTGCCTTTTCTTGACCTTTTTTATTTGTATTTCTGTTGATATGAGGAGATGACTTTTGTTGAGCTGTCTTAGGTTGCGTTTCTGTGTTCACTTTTTTCTTCCCAATCCTCTCTAGCTCTTGAATTTTTTTATGATCCTTTTCGTGTTTTCCCTGATTTTTTGCAGAGGCAGCATTTAATTTAATATCTGTAAAAAATTGTTGTATTTTATTTTGAATACTCTCATCTATGATACTCATATGATTATTAACAGAAATATTAAGGCGGTCCAATATCGTTAAAATTTCTTTACTGCTCATATTCAATTGTTTTGCATATTCGTATACACGCATCTTACCCATTTTTTCACCCCCAAAGATTTACTGGAATAATTCTTTTATTCTTTTTGAGAATCCATCATCCATGATACCTATGATCACTCGATTGGGTTTCCCGATAGCCTTCCCTAATTCTTCCCGGGATAAAATCAACAAATAGGGGATATGATAGCTTGAACACTTATCGGTAAACTTCTTTATGGTATTGTATGAAGCATCCTTTGCGATCAACACCAACTTCACACGCCCATTCCGAATGTTGCGCAAAACTAATTCTTCTCCTGAAATGACCTTCCCTGCTTTCATGGCAAGGCCTAGCAAGGAAAGTTTATTTTTTATCATAATCTTGAATCCATTCTTCTTCTAATTGTATATATACTTCATCAGAGATTTTCATTTCCAGTGCTTTATCAAAGGCATTTCGTTTTCTTGCCAGCTTAAAGCAGTCCAAGCGAGCACAAAGATATGCCCCCCTTCCGGAAGCTTTTCCTGAGGGATCGATCATCACTTTCATTTCAGGAGTTCGAACAATTCTAATCAGTTCCTTCTTGGGCTTCATCTCTTGACAAGCAACACATTTACGCATAGGGATTTTTCTCTTTTTCATCGAACATTTCCCCTAATTTTCTATATTTTCTTCCATCTCTTCACTGAGATTCAGCTGTTCACCTGGCTGAATGATTCCTTCTTCTAAAGCCTTTGATTCATTTTTAATATCAATCTTCCAACCAGTTAATTTAGCAGCCAACCGGGCATTTTGCCCCCTTTTGCCAATGGCTAGTGATAATTGGTAATCCGGAACAACCACCCTCGTCATTTTTTCTTCCTCATTTACGATCACTTTAATCACTTTGGAAGGACTTAAGGCATTGGCAACATATTCAGAGGGATCGCTTGACCAACGAACGATATCAATTTTTTCTCCTTTTAATTCTTGAACAATCGTTTGCACCCTCAATCCTTTTGGTCCGACACAGGCTCCCACCGGATCAACATTTTCGTCAATTGAATGGACGGCAATTTTGGATCTGTCTCCAGCCTCCCTGGCAACAGATTTGATTTCCACTGTGCCGTCATATATTTCCGGAACCTCCAATTCAAATAATCTTTTTAATAGCCCCGGATGAGTTCTCGATACAAATATCTGAGGTCCCTTTGTTGTTTTTTCCACTTTTGAAATGTACGCCTTTACGCGATCACCATGCTTCAAATGATCCGTAGGCATGATCTCGTTTAATGGTAATAAAGCTTCTGTCTTCCCCAAATCAATATAAAAAAAACGGGAATCTTGACGTTGAACGATACCGGTAATAATGTCATCCTCACGATCAATAAACTCGCTGTAGATAAGAACTCTCTCCGCTTCCCTTATTCTTTGCGTAACCACCTGTTTTGCCGTTTGGGCCGCTATCCGGCCAAAGTCTTTAGGAGTTACCTCAATTTCAACCACATCTTCCAACTGATAGTTTGGGTTGATTTGGCGA
Encoded here:
- a CDS encoding bifunctional riboflavin kinase/FAD synthetase, which encodes MDIFHLNSSHLSYIEPKPCVMAIGYFDGIHLGHQQVLKKAISLAEECGLISAVMTFHPHPREVLGIDGYNRYITPLKKKLQLLKDMGIHRTYVVHFDLDFASISPEDFINDYINQLFVRHVVVGYDFTFGHKGQGTADSLKNGSQGKFSVHVIQPVNLMGDKVSSTLVREYLSKGEVEKIPRYLGRYYQLTGIVVEGEKRGRTIGFPTANLNLNENFIVPASGVYGVRVTLHGKSYNGVMNIGFKPTFHQRKLPLTIEVHIFDFAEQIYDEILEVDLLFFIRHEKKFCSVNELFSQIKKDIAFAKDKIKKQFR
- the rnpM gene encoding RNase P modulator RnpM — its product is MKKRKIPMRKCVACQEMKPKKELIRIVRTPEMKVMIDPSGKASGRGAYLCARLDCFKLARKRNAFDKALEMKISDEVYIQLEEEWIQDYDKK
- the rbfA gene encoding 30S ribosome-binding factor RbfA, which produces MSKVRVSRVGEQMKKELSQIIQRELKDPRIGFLTVTGVEVSGDLQLAKVFISVLGSEEQKVNTLIALSKAKGFIRSEMGKRIRLRHTPDLIFKFDESIEYGNRIESLLQQINRKDEEE
- the nusA gene encoding transcription termination factor NusA — encoded protein: MNPDLMDAINQLEREKGISKEVLIEAIEAALISGYKRNFSSAQNVRVDINRQTGEVKVFARKEVKEEVEDPRLEISLDAARQINPNYQLEDVVEIEVTPKDFGRIAAQTAKQVVTQRIREAERVLIYSEFIDREDDIITGIVQRQDSRFFYIDLGKTEALLPLNEIMPTDHLKHGDRVKAYISKVEKTTKGPQIFVSRTHPGLLKRLFELEVPEIYDGTVEIKSVAREAGDRSKIAVHSIDENVDPVGACVGPKGLRVQTIVQELKGEKIDIVRWSSDPSEYVANALSPSKVIKVIVNEEEKMTRVVVPDYQLSLAIGKRGQNARLAAKLTGWKIDIKNESKALEEGIIQPGEQLNLSEEMEENIEN
- a CDS encoding DHH family phosphoesterase — encoded protein: MMNHSANFEQVQRFLEKEDNFLLISHVNPDGDTTSSLLAMGYYLKKIGKKVTFVNEGKTSSQFSFLPHFDEIINYSADGLSGTFDTVITLDAADWNRLGKVVQSISEGARILNIDHHPTNTLFGHINLVIDSGAATAEVLYDLFTYMKVEWDTPLALCLYTGLLTDTGGFRYSNVNSKVFKIASHLISHGISPGEVADAVLETTTEARLQLLQKSLSTLEKAGNGKIAFFTLSYEDLSRVNGEPEDTEGIVNYARNLEGVEVGLFFKEVAPNEVKVSLRSKKSVDVAKIAKLLGGGGHARASGCTLYSSLTEAKNKVISLILSNLEESVS
- the infB gene encoding translation initiation factor IF-2; protein product: MGKMRVYEYAKQLNMSSKEILTILDRLNISVNNHMSIIDESIQNKIQQFFTDIKLNAASAKNQGKHEKDHKKIQELERIGKKKVNTETQPKTAQQKSSPHINRNTNKKGQEKANSQRQFHQKMEDKNAPKGNQLPKDNPSIEKDSDVIMIDEDALVVNKNKLKKTKANQKRFDDSKSKPVFTKDSKKKPQPKKAEQKPVEKKTPAKIVVSGILTVEELAKKLNKEVGEIIKKLLFLGIIATKNQEIDMDVITLIADEYNVEVEEKIELDEDQFEQVQEVDQEKDLRERPPVVTIMGHVDHGKTTLLDAIRHTNVTANEAGGITQHIGAYQVEIKGKKITFLDTPGHAAFTTMRARGAQVTDITILVVAADDGVMPQTVEAINHAKAANVPIIVAVNKIDKPGANPDRVKQELTEHGLVPEDWGGDTIFVPVSALKKEGLDDLLEMILLVAEVAELKANPNKRARGTIIEAKLDKGRGSVVTVLVQNGTLKIGDPIVAGIAYGKVRAMLNDKGRRIKEAGPSTPVEITGLNGVPQAGDQFMVFEDERKARAIGEKRAIKVKEAERTTTARVTLDDLYQQIKQGEMKELNVVIKGDVQGSVEALKGSLEKIDIEGVRVKIIHSGVGAITESDIILASASNAIVIGFNVRPDANAKNRAQSEKVDIRLHRIIYNVIDEIEAALKGMLDPEYEEKVIGTAQVRQVFKVSRIGSIAGSYVTEGKITRDAEVRVIRDGVVIFEGKIDSLKRFKDDVREVAQGYECGITIANFNDIKEGDIIEAFVMETVTH
- the rpsO gene encoding 30S ribosomal protein S15, with product MALTQERKLEIINEFRVHETDTGSPEVQIAILTEKINYLNEHLREHKKDHHSRRGLLKMVGHRRNLLNYLKNKDITRYRNLVDKLGLRR
- the truB gene encoding tRNA pseudouridine(55) synthase TruB, with product MSMNGIILIDKPTGLTSHDVVAKIRKLYRLKKVGHTGTLDPHVTGVLPICLGQATRISEYLLHQNKTYIGEVTFGFSTTTQDKWGEIINELKQVKITPKEIEEVFSKMEGEIWQTPPMYSAIRIDGKRLHQLAREGKTVHRQPRKALIYRFQIISMELDQDHPKVSFEVECSKGTYIRTLCEDIGTSLGIPAHMSFLRRTKSGPFTIEECWSLEEVEEKINEGEGDKILLPLDQAIKSFPAISVDHEIRKCVLNGQPITLTSPMEKDQRIRIYDRNHDFLAIYRVADWQSAIAEKVFHLG
- a CDS encoding YlxQ family RNA-binding protein, which produces MIKNKLSLLGLAMKAGKVISGEELVLRNIRNGRVKLVLIAKDASYNTIKKFTDKCSSYHIPYLLILSREELGKAIGKPNRVIIGIMDDGFSKRIKELFQ